Part of the Acidobacteriota bacterium genome, AGCGGAAGGCTTGAGCGGTCAACAACTGCTCCACTTCGGCACAGCGCCCCGGGTGCCTGGGAGCCAGCAGCAGTCGGGCTTGGGGGCACTCCCGCTGCAGCGACCGGAACGCACTCAGAACAGGTGTCTCCTCGTTGCTCCTGGTGCTGCCGGCCACCACCAGGAAAGGCGTGGAGGAGAGCCGCATCAGGGAGCGGAACTGGGCCAGCCTGGAATGGAGTTGCCGGGGCGGTTCGATGTCGTATTTCAGGTTGCCGCACACCTCCACCTTGCCGGGGGGTGCTCCCAGGGAAATAATGCGTTCCCGGTCCACCGGGTCCTGCATGCAGCAGCAGTCGAACAGGCTCACCGCCCAAGGCAACCAGCGGCGGAAGCGGCGATATTTTCTGAAGGACCGGTCGGAGATGCGTCCGTTGGCCAGGCAGACCGGGATTCCCCGCTGCCGGCATTCATGCAGGAAATTCGGCCAGATCTCGGTTTCCAGAATCAGAACCAGGCCGGGTCGCACCTGGTCGAGCATTCGCCGCACGGCGAACTTCCAGTCGAGGGGGAAATAAAAGACACCCGCCAGCCCCTGTCGGTTCCTGCTGGCCAGCTCCTGACCGGTTTGCGAGGTGGTGGAGAGGAAGAGAGGCCGTCCCGGCCATCGCCGTTCGATCTGCTTGATCAGAGGCAGCGCCGACAGCACCTCGCCTACCGATACGGCATGGATCCAGATGCCTCCCGCCGGACCCTTCCCGATCTCTCTGGGGAGGATCCCCAGGCGCTCGGACAAGCTGGAGAGGTACTTGCGATGACGAAGGGCCTGAAACAGAAAGTAGGGCAGCGCCAGAAGGAAC contains:
- a CDS encoding 3-deoxy-D-manno-octulosonic acid transferase yields the protein MIRRLYSLGFTLAFLLALPYFLFQALRHRKYLSSLSERLGILPREIGKGPAGGIWIHAVSVGEVLSALPLIKQIERRWPGRPLFLSTTSQTGQELASRNRQGLAGVFYFPLDWKFAVRRMLDQVRPGLVLILETEIWPNFLHECRQRGIPVCLANGRISDRSFRKYRRFRRWLPWAVSLFDCCCMQDPVDRERIISLGAPPGKVEVCGNLKYDIEPPRQLHSRLAQFRSLMRLSSTPFLVVAGSTRSNEETPVLSAFRSLQRECPQARLLLAPRHPGRCAEVEQLLTAQAFRFVKRSELSDMVIPSDGNPPEEVILLDTLGELPVLYALADLVFVGGSLIPWGGHNLLEPALFKKPVLFGPHMNNFREMARHFMQAEAGIMVQNEVELGERFIELFRDGASRRRLGANGYRIIRANQGAGARILDRVAGVLSEE